A genomic segment from Amygdalobacter nucleatus encodes:
- the rpmJ gene encoding 50S ribosomal protein L36 — translation MKVRPSVKPMCEKCKIIRRHGRVMVICSDPKHKQRQG, via the coding sequence ATGAAAGTAAGACCATCAGTAAAACCTATGTGTGAAAAGTGCAAGATTATTCGCCGTCATGGCCGCGTAATGGTTATCTGCAGTGATCCAAAGCACAAGCAACGTCAAGGTTGA
- a CDS encoding bL17 family ribosomal protein — protein sequence MPGHRKLGRLTSHRLAMLNGIVTRLLVDGKVETTYMRAKEAQKIAEKLITLAIPVHDKYTTREVVASRAKLDGKGKKVLERKKVERNGKTVEYDVVSRELTTKSVKVDSPARLAARRQAMLHITEMKDSEGKKVYPLNMLFDTIAPRYVDRKGGYTRITKLGVRRGDAAEMALVELI from the coding sequence ATGCCAGGTCATCGCAAATTAGGTCGTCTAACTAGTCATCGTTTGGCGATGTTGAACGGGATTGTTACTCGTTTGCTAGTTGACGGTAAGGTTGAAACGACATATATGCGTGCTAAAGAAGCACAAAAGATTGCTGAAAAATTAATTACACTTGCTATCCCAGTACATGACAAATACACAACACGTGAGGTTGTTGCTTCTCGTGCTAAGTTAGATGGTAAGGGCAAGAAAGTTTTGGAGCGTAAAAAAGTTGAGCGTAACGGCAAGACAGTTGAGTATGATGTTGTTAGCCGTGAACTCACAACCAAGTCTGTCAAAGTTGATAGCCCAGCTCGCTTAGCTGCTCGTCGTCAAGCTATGTTACACATCACAGAGATGAAGGACAGCGAAGGCAAGAAGGTTTATCCTTTGAACATGTTGTTCGATACAATCGCTCCACGTTATGTGGATCGTAAAGGTGGCTACACACGTATCACTAAGTTAGGTGTACGTCGTGGTGATGCTGCTGAGATGGCTTTAGTTGAGCTCATCTAA
- a CDS encoding ABC transporter ATP-binding protein has product MQELKAKLELVLQGEEVYFTYDDLSEKAGESQPESLNTTWALQAVNCAIERGTYTAIVGPNGSGKSTLARHFNALLLPQFGRVTSFGIDSKSDTDLFELRRLVGMVFQNPDNQIIGTTVEEDMAFGPENLAIPPAEIVERIKAALKLLKMEALAKQAPSNLSGGQKQKLAVGSILVMQPKALILDEATSMLDPDMRRELLAFIRKLRLEQGLTVVNVTHHLDELLTADKVMVLVKGNLQRVYRPIDLFNDDEMLDKLALRLPGNVLLLKCLLGVEGEAKLNLPDFEETTMVQALTEAASKLKLANVPKLEAMAFNLDKKSNTLLANLQAKLVNLQTVASNEATEENVNRPLIEVKHLSYRYPNADNKTGDVLHDISFDVKAGEILAIVGHSGSGKSTLIMHLNALLKNEPGQVLVHGLDAADKANFLKIRRHVALLFQYPEHQLFAETVYKDIAYGPTKLGYSQAKVKELVKLATDMLGFDESVWEKSPFELSGGQMRRVALAGIVAMWPDVFVLDEPAAGLDDKGRNEIFNYIRLLKKLGKTIIVVSHNMEDVAEFADRVLIMKQGKLVTLTTPDEIFTKKEFLQANSLEQPALTAALQQLKLNLNWPIQTYAPTLANALRNIANSIKALNSASNELMPDLEELKADSVESEVEVCK; this is encoded by the coding sequence TTGCAGGAGTTAAAAGCAAAATTGGAGCTTGTGCTTCAGGGAGAAGAAGTCTATTTCACCTATGATGATTTGAGTGAGAAAGCAGGAGAGAGTCAGCCAGAGAGCCTGAACACAACTTGGGCTTTGCAGGCTGTTAATTGTGCTATCGAAAGAGGGACATATACTGCAATTGTTGGGCCTAATGGCTCAGGCAAATCTACTTTAGCTCGGCATTTTAATGCGCTGCTTTTACCACAATTTGGGCGCGTGACTAGTTTCGGCATTGATAGTAAGTCTGACACGGATTTGTTCGAGTTACGGCGCTTGGTGGGTATGGTTTTCCAAAACCCAGATAATCAGATAATTGGTACTACGGTTGAAGAAGATATGGCCTTTGGCCCGGAGAATTTGGCTATTCCACCAGCTGAGATTGTCGAGAGGATTAAGGCAGCTTTGAAGTTGTTGAAGATGGAGGCGCTAGCTAAGCAAGCGCCTAGTAATTTGTCAGGTGGCCAGAAGCAGAAATTAGCTGTTGGCAGTATTTTGGTCATGCAACCTAAGGCCTTGATTTTGGACGAAGCTACAAGCATGCTAGATCCTGATATGCGCCGTGAATTATTAGCTTTTATTCGCAAATTAAGGCTAGAGCAGGGCTTAACGGTTGTGAATGTGACGCACCATTTAGACGAGTTACTTACAGCCGACAAGGTCATGGTTCTAGTCAAAGGCAATTTACAGCGGGTGTATCGGCCAATTGACTTATTCAATGATGATGAAATGCTAGATAAGTTAGCATTACGCTTGCCAGGCAATGTGCTTTTGTTGAAGTGCTTGTTAGGCGTAGAGGGCGAGGCCAAGCTGAATTTGCCTGATTTTGAAGAGACGACGATGGTGCAGGCGCTCACGGAGGCAGCTTCTAAATTGAAATTAGCTAATGTGCCTAAGTTAGAGGCGATGGCTTTCAACTTAGATAAGAAATCTAACACGTTATTAGCAAATTTGCAGGCAAAGTTAGTTAATTTGCAGACTGTGGCTAGTAACGAAGCTACGGAAGAGAATGTGAATCGGCCGCTTATTGAAGTGAAGCATCTGTCTTATCGCTACCCTAATGCAGATAACAAGACAGGCGATGTTCTGCATGATATTTCGTTCGATGTGAAAGCTGGCGAGATTTTGGCAATTGTGGGTCATTCTGGCTCTGGCAAATCGACGCTAATTATGCACTTAAATGCTTTACTCAAAAACGAGCCTGGGCAAGTTTTAGTGCATGGCTTAGATGCAGCAGACAAGGCCAATTTCTTAAAAATTAGGCGACATGTGGCGTTATTGTTTCAATATCCTGAGCATCAGCTGTTTGCTGAAACTGTTTACAAGGACATAGCTTACGGGCCAACGAAACTTGGCTACAGTCAAGCTAAAGTCAAGGAGCTTGTCAAGTTAGCCACTGACATGCTGGGCTTTGATGAGTCTGTCTGGGAGAAGTCGCCATTTGAGCTATCTGGTGGCCAGATGCGCCGCGTGGCTTTGGCGGGGATTGTTGCCATGTGGCCAGATGTGTTTGTGCTGGATGAGCCAGCTGCTGGCTTAGATGACAAGGGCCGCAATGAGATTTTTAACTATATTCGTTTGTTGAAGAAGCTTGGCAAAACCATTATTGTCGTTTCCCATAATATGGAAGATGTGGCGGAGTTTGCAGACCGAGTGTTAATTATGAAGCAGGGCAAATTAGTTACGTTGACAACGCCTGATGAGATTTTCACTAAGAAAGAGTTCTTACAGGCAAATTCTTTGGAGCAGCCTGCGTTGACAGCTGCTCTACAACAATTAAAGCTTAATTTGAACTGGCCAATTCAGACGTATGCGCCGACTTTGGCGAATGCTCTAAGAAATATTGCAAACAGTATCAAAGCGTTAAATTCAGCGTCTAATGAGCTAATGCCAGATTTAGAAGAACTAAAGGCAGATAGCGTAGAGAGTGAGGTTGAGGTATGCAAATAA
- the map gene encoding type I methionyl aminopeptidase, with protein MSVILKTKQEMQKIWEAGQIIVQIFEAVPSFIKPGLSTKDIADFAERIIRQAGGIPTCLGYGEPPFPGAICVSVNEEVVHGIPHPMHIVENGDIVTLDIVVTLDGYCADAARTYAVGEISQADRKLMETTEASFFAGLKEVQIGKRLGDLGHAVQQVAEKAGYGVVEELCGHGIGRDMHEDPNVLNYGRPGRGLRFAEGMVLCCEPMFTAGSRYIEVLDDDWTIVTADGKNAAHYENTFVITDDGVFVLTMTESELKKYKLPRWPQVK; from the coding sequence ATGAGTGTTATCTTAAAAACAAAGCAAGAAATGCAGAAAATTTGGGAAGCAGGTCAAATCATTGTACAAATATTTGAAGCTGTACCAAGTTTTATTAAGCCCGGTTTAAGTACGAAAGATATAGCTGATTTTGCAGAACGTATCATTCGTCAAGCTGGCGGTATTCCAACTTGCTTAGGTTACGGTGAGCCGCCTTTCCCAGGTGCAATTTGCGTATCTGTTAATGAGGAAGTTGTGCATGGCATTCCTCATCCGATGCATATTGTTGAGAATGGTGACATTGTCACTTTGGATATTGTTGTTACACTCGATGGCTATTGTGCTGATGCAGCTAGAACTTATGCTGTTGGTGAAATTAGTCAAGCTGATCGCAAACTGATGGAAACAACTGAAGCTAGTTTCTTTGCTGGCCTGAAAGAAGTTCAGATTGGCAAACGCTTAGGCGATTTGGGCCATGCGGTGCAGCAGGTAGCTGAGAAAGCTGGTTATGGCGTAGTTGAGGAATTGTGCGGACATGGTATCGGACGTGATATGCATGAAGATCCGAACGTCCTTAATTATGGTCGACCAGGCCGTGGCCTTCGGTTTGCAGAAGGTATGGTCTTGTGCTGCGAACCGATGTTTACAGCCGGTAGCCGGTATATCGAAGTGCTTGATGACGACTGGACAATTGTTACAGCTGATGGCAAGAATGCTGCTCATTATGAGAACACATTCGTAATTACAGATGATGGCGTCTTTGTTTTAACAATGACAGAGAGCGAACTGAAAAAGTACAAGTTGCCTAGATGGCCACAGGTAAAGTAA
- a CDS encoding adenylate kinase — MNVILLGAPGSGKGTMAEILVKEKHLVHIATGDIFRFNIKQQTELGKEAKSYIDQGLLVPDAVTIKMVKDRLQKDDVKQGFLLDGFPRSLSQAEALTKMLSELDLKLDFVLAIDVPEEQIVERLAGRRVCLDCGASYHIVSKQPKDAGVCDNCHGAVVQREDDKAETVLKRLHTYHEQTQPLLAYYEPLNLLRHLDNSGDYQSSYTALREILADFD; from the coding sequence ATGAACGTTATATTATTAGGAGCGCCAGGTTCAGGCAAAGGTACAATGGCAGAAATTTTAGTGAAAGAGAAGCACTTGGTGCATATTGCAACGGGTGATATTTTTCGCTTTAACATCAAGCAACAGACTGAGCTAGGCAAAGAAGCCAAAAGTTACATTGATCAAGGCTTGTTAGTTCCTGATGCTGTCACAATTAAGATGGTTAAGGATCGTTTGCAAAAAGACGATGTAAAACAAGGCTTTTTACTTGACGGTTTCCCACGCAGCTTGAGTCAGGCTGAGGCTTTGACGAAGATGCTTTCTGAGTTAGACTTGAAATTAGATTTTGTTTTGGCTATTGACGTACCTGAGGAGCAAATTGTCGAACGCTTAGCTGGTCGACGTGTTTGCCTAGATTGCGGCGCAAGCTATCATATAGTGTCCAAACAACCTAAGGATGCAGGTGTATGTGATAATTGCCATGGAGCTGTTGTGCAACGTGAGGATGATAAGGCAGAAACAGTTTTGAAACGTTTGCATACTTATCATGAGCAGACACAACCTTTATTGGCATATTACGAACCATTAAATCTATTAAGACATTTAGATAATAGTGGCGACTATCAATCTAGTTATACAGCCTTACGTGAGATTTTGGCTGACTTTGATTAG
- a CDS encoding DNA-directed RNA polymerase subunit alpha: MLDNNRPKIETVELSDDKSYGRFVIEPLERGYGQTLGNSLRRVLLSSLPGSAVTSLRVDNVLHEFSTVKGVVQDMTEIILNVKGIRTRMHVDTPKTIYLARAEGFKGDVYAGDITTDEEVEIMNPEHLICTMNGSERLFAEFTVANGTGYNTAEQNKWVNQPIGVIAIDSIFTPIKRVKYAVEDTRVGQVTDFDRLTMEVWTDGTIEADKALAMAASILIEQLSLFKDLTGQAPVAETSTAAPSAEYNQVYDTAIEDLDFSVRTYNCLKRANINTLGDLAVRSEDEMMKVRNLGKKSLEEVMQKLQDLGFALFKGDSQAE; the protein is encoded by the coding sequence ATGTTGGATAATAATAGGCCCAAGATTGAAACTGTCGAATTGTCTGATGACAAGTCGTATGGTCGCTTTGTAATTGAACCTTTGGAACGTGGCTATGGTCAAACATTAGGCAATTCGTTGCGTCGTGTTTTGTTATCTTCCTTACCAGGATCAGCTGTTACTTCTTTACGTGTGGATAATGTCTTACATGAATTTTCAACGGTTAAAGGCGTTGTGCAGGACATGACAGAGATTATCTTGAACGTTAAGGGTATCCGTACAAGAATGCATGTCGATACACCTAAAACCATTTACTTAGCACGTGCTGAGGGCTTTAAGGGTGATGTGTATGCTGGTGATATTACAACTGATGAAGAAGTTGAGATTATGAATCCAGAACACTTGATTTGCACAATGAATGGTAGCGAGAGACTTTTCGCTGAATTCACAGTTGCAAACGGTACAGGTTACAATACAGCTGAACAAAATAAATGGGTTAATCAACCTATCGGTGTTATCGCTATCGACTCCATTTTCACACCTATTAAACGTGTGAAGTACGCTGTCGAGGATACACGTGTCGGCCAAGTTACAGATTTTGATCGCTTAACGATGGAAGTCTGGACTGATGGCACAATTGAAGCAGATAAAGCTTTGGCTATGGCAGCCTCAATCTTGATTGAGCAACTCAGCTTGTTCAAAGATTTGACTGGTCAAGCTCCAGTGGCTGAAACAAGTACTGCTGCTCCAAGTGCCGAATACAATCAAGTATACGATACAGCTATTGAAGACTTGGACTTTAGTGTCAGAACCTATAACTGTTTGAAGCGTGCTAATATCAACACTTTGGGTGATTTGGCTGTGCGCAGCGAAGATGAAATGATGAAGGTTCGTAATTTGGGCAAGAAGTCCTTGGAAGAGGTTATGCAAAAGCTGCAAGATTTAGGTTTTGCTCTCTTCAAAGGTGATTCACAGGCTGAATAA
- a CDS encoding energy-coupling factor transporter transmembrane component T family protein has product MQISLGRYYQADSILHSFDPRLKIVTSFALMILIFALKAAWALTAYGVILLALWQLSKLPWAYFFSSLKQILFVSVLIFLLNLFIGTGQTLLFEFYFVKIYAENLAQACLMLARIVYLVLTSTLFLSYTTSPLVIAAALEDLFKPLKKVNFPAHEIAMMMSIALRFVPTIAEEMETLQKAQIARGADFDTGSIVKRAKGMVVILVPLFVSAINRALDLATSMEARCYHGGENRTRMQQFNLQVSDWLFAGGIVSLLVIMLVMQAYI; this is encoded by the coding sequence ATGCAAATAAGTCTTGGTCGCTATTATCAGGCAGATTCTATTTTGCATAGTTTCGATCCTCGCTTAAAGATCGTGACGTCATTTGCTTTGATGATTTTAATTTTTGCACTAAAAGCAGCGTGGGCGTTGACCGCCTATGGCGTGATTCTCTTAGCTTTGTGGCAATTATCTAAGTTGCCTTGGGCCTATTTCTTTAGCAGCTTGAAGCAAATTTTGTTCGTTTCCGTTCTGATCTTTCTCTTGAATTTGTTCATTGGGACGGGGCAGACTTTACTATTTGAATTTTATTTTGTGAAAATTTACGCTGAAAATCTGGCGCAAGCTTGCTTGATGCTGGCTCGAATTGTGTATTTGGTTTTGACTTCGACGCTCTTTTTGAGCTATACGACCTCGCCACTTGTGATAGCGGCAGCTTTGGAGGATTTGTTTAAGCCACTTAAGAAGGTGAATTTCCCGGCGCACGAGATTGCCATGATGATGTCGATTGCCTTACGCTTCGTGCCAACGATTGCCGAGGAGATGGAAACTTTGCAAAAAGCGCAAATTGCGCGTGGCGCTGATTTCGACACAGGCAGTATCGTGAAGCGGGCCAAAGGGATGGTGGTTATTCTGGTGCCTCTGTTCGTGTCAGCGATTAACCGTGCTTTGGATTTGGCAACCAGTATGGAAGCTCGCTGCTATCATGGCGGAGAGAATCGCACGCGCATGCAGCAGTTTAACTTGCAAGTGAGTGATTGGCTCTTTGCAGGTGGCATTGTGAGTTTGCTTGTCATTATGCTTGTTATGCAGGCATATATTTAA
- a CDS encoding phosphotransferase enzyme family protein — protein MNVDLNKLADRDKLAYAILDEFEVPGELVNFVPGYGNGHINDTYLVETELNGANTNYIFQRINPVVFPKAIEVMNNIALILPVLKAKAKERGQDVSRTTLTLLPTSQAKLYYVDAEGAVWRMYEFIKNSMSYEVLESAEQFKTVGEAFGSFQTDLAKFPAEQLSETIVKFHDTRNRYIQLEQACQKDPKQRLHEQEVQALLKQAETFKEEAAYLMTELEKGNLPLKVTHNDTKLNNVLFDRTRKEVLCVVDLDTVMPGLVAFDFGDAIRTGATSALEDEKDLSKVHFLPKMYFAFLDGFLTSCAKSLTEAEAVSLAHGALILPLETGVRFLTDYLNGDIYFKTAYLEHNLVRAKTQFKLVSEIADSLPMLISETKKRYHAYREE, from the coding sequence ATGAACGTGGATCTTAACAAGTTAGCTGATCGAGACAAGCTGGCTTACGCAATTTTGGACGAATTTGAAGTACCTGGTGAACTTGTGAACTTTGTACCAGGCTATGGCAACGGACATATCAACGATACATATTTAGTTGAAACTGAATTAAATGGCGCTAATACAAACTATATTTTCCAACGCATCAATCCAGTTGTTTTCCCTAAAGCCATCGAGGTTATGAACAATATCGCCTTGATTTTGCCTGTTCTAAAAGCCAAAGCCAAAGAACGAGGTCAGGATGTCAGTCGCACTACACTTACCTTGTTGCCTACCAGCCAAGCCAAGCTCTATTATGTCGATGCTGAGGGGGCTGTTTGGCGCATGTATGAGTTCATCAAGAACAGTATGTCCTATGAAGTTTTGGAAAGTGCTGAGCAATTTAAGACTGTAGGCGAGGCATTCGGTAGCTTCCAGACTGATTTGGCTAAATTCCCAGCTGAGCAATTAAGCGAAACTATAGTTAAGTTCCATGACACCCGTAACCGTTATATACAATTAGAACAAGCTTGTCAGAAAGATCCTAAACAGCGCTTACATGAACAAGAGGTACAAGCTTTGCTCAAACAAGCTGAAACATTCAAAGAAGAGGCAGCTTATTTGATGACTGAACTTGAAAAGGGCAATTTGCCACTCAAAGTTACGCACAATGATACCAAATTGAACAATGTCTTGTTCGATCGTACGCGCAAAGAAGTTTTGTGCGTAGTTGACCTGGATACAGTTATGCCGGGCCTAGTGGCATTTGATTTTGGTGATGCCATTCGAACAGGTGCTACCAGCGCGTTGGAAGATGAAAAAGACCTTAGCAAGGTTCATTTCCTACCTAAAATGTATTTCGCTTTCTTAGATGGCTTCTTGACTAGTTGTGCTAAGAGCCTAACAGAGGCAGAAGCTGTTTCCTTGGCGCATGGCGCTTTGATTTTGCCACTAGAAACAGGTGTGCGCTTCTTGACAGATTACTTAAATGGCGATATTTATTTCAAGACAGCTTACTTAGAACATAATTTAGTGCGTGCCAAGACGCAGTTCAAGCTTGTTAGTGAAATAGCTGATAGTTTACCAATGCTAATTTCAGAAACGAAAAAACGCTATCACGCTTATCGGGAGGAATAA
- the rpsK gene encoding 30S ribosomal protein S11 — protein sequence MAKTAVKTRRTKRKVKRSIERGQVHIHSSFNNTIVSVSDMQGNVVAWSSAGAQGMHGSRKSTPFAAQMASEEAAKVAKDNGMKTVEVYIKGPGSGRESAIRALATAGLEVSMIKDVTPIPHNGCRPPKKRRV from the coding sequence ATGGCTAAAACTGCTGTCAAAACACGCCGTACAAAGCGTAAGGTAAAGAGAAGTATTGAACGTGGACAAGTGCATATTCATTCCTCATTCAACAACACAATCGTGTCTGTTTCAGATATGCAAGGTAACGTTGTTGCATGGTCTAGTGCAGGTGCACAAGGTATGCATGGTTCACGTAAGTCAACCCCATTTGCTGCTCAGATGGCTTCTGAAGAAGCTGCTAAGGTCGCAAAAGACAATGGTATGAAGACTGTTGAAGTTTACATCAAGGGACCTGGTTCAGGTCGTGAATCAGCTATCCGTGCCTTAGCAACAGCTGGCTTGGAAGTTAGCATGATCAAAGATGTAACACCGATTCCTCATAATGGTTGTCGTCCACCTAAGAAACGTAGAGTTTAA
- the truA gene encoding tRNA pseudouridine(38-40) synthase TruA: MAGSQVNWAKLNSRDISSEIKLAPFACTEANNEIKAFLAKQTEPVFNCNFRDYDRKRNIALVLQYEGTNFSGWQRQTNAPSVQAALEACLTNICQENIIVYGCSRTDAGVHARAYVASFYTNCQIPSANLPLACRSYLPEDISVLAAYEMPHTFNARFSTLAKTYTYDLVLSKVQPALCSRTTTLCYYPLDIAQIQQACALIVGEHDFRAFCGAKAEVNSYVRRVISLDASKADTGYPSYLPILRFRITGDGFLYNMVRIIAGTLMAVGAKQRSLEDVENALITGNRKLAGMTLAARGLTLEHVYYAKELPDLAVR; the protein is encoded by the coding sequence ATGGCAGGTTCACAAGTTAATTGGGCTAAGTTAAATTCCCGTGATATAAGTAGTGAAATTAAGTTAGCGCCGTTTGCGTGTACAGAAGCAAATAATGAGATCAAAGCGTTCTTGGCCAAGCAGACAGAGCCTGTATTCAATTGCAATTTCCGGGATTATGACAGGAAGCGCAATATTGCCTTGGTGCTACAGTATGAGGGGACTAATTTCTCTGGCTGGCAAAGGCAGACGAATGCGCCGTCTGTGCAGGCGGCATTGGAAGCATGTTTAACTAATATCTGTCAGGAAAATATCATTGTCTATGGCTGTTCCCGTACTGATGCTGGCGTGCATGCGAGGGCCTACGTGGCTTCTTTCTACACAAATTGCCAAATTCCGTCTGCGAATTTGCCACTTGCTTGTCGGAGCTATTTGCCTGAGGACATAAGTGTGTTAGCTGCCTATGAGATGCCGCATACTTTTAATGCTAGGTTTTCGACCTTAGCAAAGACTTATACTTATGATCTTGTTCTGAGTAAGGTGCAACCGGCTTTGTGTAGCCGAACAACTACGTTGTGCTATTATCCGCTTGATATAGCTCAAATTCAGCAGGCGTGTGCATTAATTGTCGGTGAGCATGATTTCCGAGCTTTTTGTGGCGCCAAAGCTGAGGTTAATTCTTATGTTAGGCGCGTAATTTCACTTGATGCTTCTAAAGCTGATACTGGCTATCCAAGTTATCTACCAATTCTTAGGTTCAGAATTACGGGTGATGGCTTCTTGTATAACATGGTTCGAATTATTGCTGGCACGCTGATGGCAGTTGGGGCTAAGCAGCGTTCGTTAGAGGATGTTGAAAATGCCTTAATTACGGGCAATCGCAAGTTGGCTGGTATGACGTTGGCTGCCCGTGGCCTAACGCTGGAGCATGTTTACTATGCGAAAGAACTTCCTGATTTAGCTGTTAGGTGA
- the infA gene encoding translation initiation factor IF-1: MSKSDVIEVEGVVEEVLPNAEFKVKLPNEHIVLAHISGRLRQNYIKILKGDKVKLELSPYDLDRGRITWRDK, encoded by the coding sequence ATGTCAAAATCGGATGTAATTGAAGTTGAGGGCGTTGTCGAGGAAGTTCTCCCTAACGCTGAATTCAAAGTGAAATTGCCAAATGAGCATATCGTGTTGGCACACATTTCAGGCCGTTTACGTCAAAACTACATCAAAATCCTAAAAGGTGATAAGGTCAAATTGGAATTATCACCATACGATTTGGATCGTGGTCGTATCACATGGCGTGATAAATAG
- the rpsM gene encoding 30S ribosomal protein S13, translated as MARIAGVDLPNEKRVEIALTYIYGIGLTSSKEILAKCEIDPDTRMKDLGEAEISKIRDVLENEYKVEGDLRREVAMNIKRLTDIGCYRGRRHRAGLPVRGQRTKTNARTRKGKAHAIAGKRK; from the coding sequence ATGGCTCGTATAGCAGGTGTTGATCTGCCAAACGAAAAGCGCGTTGAGATTGCTTTGACATATATCTATGGCATTGGCTTGACAAGCTCAAAGGAAATTTTAGCTAAATGTGAAATTGATCCTGATACGCGCATGAAAGATCTTGGCGAAGCTGAGATTTCAAAGATTCGTGATGTTTTAGAAAATGAATATAAAGTAGAAGGTGACTTGCGCCGCGAAGTGGCGATGAATATTAAGCGCCTCACTGATATCGGTTGCTACCGTGGTCGCCGTCATCGTGCTGGTTTGCCAGTACGTGGCCAAAGAACCAAGACAAATGCTCGTACTCGTAAGGGTAAGGCACATGCAATTGCAGGTAAACGTAAGTAG
- a CDS encoding HD domain-containing protein yields MAKILDLQKALELGRVSAGLVYVNSMPQVRQGKRNDFMVGKFVNGSDSVEFKIWEERTFKTVLNHGVGIYEVEVEGSEFNGSYLTVRKINVSSDKTVKSSDFLAALPKELIDNLQARAYKAAQAAGVSDKAIKLLDELLNAPELDGRFFVEGAAVSHHDNQVRGLAHHSFKMLEILATILTQHPNLQAQADLLALGVTLHDVGKVWEYDELSMSEYWYSNHRARGLEYLAMKKDLIMANYDEKFYRQMQAIIIGHHGDYGDRPETVACAIVHFIDTLESQVTGMLEDLNRSVDNRIFIKDWGYLAGF; encoded by the coding sequence ATGGCTAAAATTTTAGATTTACAAAAAGCCTTAGAATTAGGTCGCGTTTCAGCTGGCTTAGTCTATGTGAACAGCATGCCGCAGGTCAGACAGGGCAAACGCAATGACTTTATGGTCGGCAAGTTCGTGAATGGTTCAGACAGCGTTGAATTTAAAATTTGGGAAGAAAGAACTTTTAAGACTGTGCTCAACCATGGCGTTGGCATCTACGAAGTGGAAGTCGAAGGCTCTGAATTTAATGGCAGCTATTTGACTGTACGCAAGATCAATGTTTCGTCAGACAAAACTGTGAAGAGTAGCGACTTTTTGGCCGCTTTACCCAAAGAACTGATTGATAACTTGCAAGCTCGTGCTTACAAAGCTGCTCAGGCAGCTGGCGTGAGTGACAAGGCGATTAAATTGCTAGATGAATTATTGAATGCGCCAGAATTAGACGGCAGATTCTTCGTTGAAGGCGCTGCTGTCAGCCATCACGATAACCAAGTGCGTGGCTTAGCGCATCACTCGTTCAAGATGTTGGAAATCTTAGCTACCATTTTGACGCAGCATCCTAATTTGCAAGCTCAGGCTGATTTGTTAGCCTTGGGCGTAACTTTGCACGATGTAGGCAAAGTCTGGGAGTATGATGAACTTTCCATGTCTGAATACTGGTACAGTAACCATCGCGCCCGTGGCCTAGAGTACTTAGCGATGAAAAAAGACTTAATCATGGCGAACTATGATGAAAAGTTCTATCGTCAGATGCAGGCGATTATTATCGGCCACCATGGCGATTATGGCGATCGCCCTGAGACAGTAGCTTGTGCTATCGTACACTTCATTGACACGTTAGAGAGCCAAGTTACAGGCATGTTGGAAGATTTGAATCGCTCGGTGGATAATCGTATTTTTATCAAAGATTGGGGCTATTTGGCAGGCTTTTAA